From the Mustelus asterias chromosome 14, sMusAst1.hap1.1, whole genome shotgun sequence genome, one window contains:
- the LOC144503452 gene encoding C-X-C chemokine receptor type 2-like has protein sequence MDELIRMFINDFDLFGNDTSEDYSYLYNYTEDYPSFDVDTSPCTVAIGGNWINMALAVVYSLVCFLAVTGNMIVMVVILSNRHTIIFTDIYLLHLAVADLLFAVTLPFWAVDAISGWVFGDAMCKIISLLQEVNFYSGILLLACISVNRYLSIVYSTQTHKQKRPFLIKLVCIALWVLAIILSLPTLYKGEYVPHTSNRKMCYEIFSTESAETWRVATRLMRHIIGFLIPLALMIFCYSMTIQQLCQTKGFQKQKAMKVIIAVVLAFLICWLPHNITVFIDTLMRSGFIADTCDRRNHIDRALFGTQSLGFLHCCINPILYAFIGVKFRNKLLKLLATRGIIKQSGRPHFKRSVSSSSESGLISSTI, from the coding sequence aTGGACGAGCTGATCAGGATGTTcataaatgattttgatttgtttgGAAATGACACCAGTGAAGATTATTCTTACCTTTACAACTACACCGAAGATTATCCTTCCTTTGATGTTGACACGAGCCCCTGTACCGTTGCGATTGGTGGCAATTGGATTAACATGGCACTGGCTGTTGTTTATAGCCTGGTGTGTTTCCTCGCTGTGACAGGGAACATGATTGTAATGGTTGTCATACTTTCCAATCGACACACAATAATATTCACAGATATCTACCTGCTTCATCTGGCAGTGGCCGATCTGCTTTTTGCAGTGACTTTGCCTTTTTGGGCAGTGGATGCCATATCTGGCTGGGTGTTTGGTGATGCCATGTGTAAGATCATCAGCTTGTTACAGGAAGTTAACTTTTACAGTGGGATTCTGCTACTGGCTTGTATCAGTGTCAATCGTTATCTATCCATTGTCTACTCTACACAGACTCACAAACAGAAGAGACCATTTCTAATCAAGTTAGTTTGTATTGCCCTTTGGGTGCTGGCTATTATTCTATCATTACCCACTCTGTACAAAGGCGAATACGTGCCACACACTTCCAATAGAAAGATGTGTTATGAGATATTCAGTACTGAATCGGCTGAAACATGGAGAGTAGCCACCAGGTTGATGCGGCACATTATTGGGTTCCTCATCCCACTGGCTCTCATGATTTTCTGCTACAGCATGACAATTCAGCAACTGTGTCAGACGAAGGGATTCCAGAAGCAAAAAGCCATGAAGGTGATCATAGCAGTGGTGCTGGCTTTTCTCATTTGTTGGCTCCCACACAATATTACTGTGTTCATCGACACACTGATGAGGAGTGGGTTCATTGCTGACACTTGTGACAGGCGCAATCATATTGACAGAGCTCTATTTGGAACGCAAAGCTTGGGATTCCTGCATTGCTGCATCAACCCGATCTTATACGCATTCATCggggtgaaattcaggaacaaacTGCTCAAACTCTTGGCTACAAGAGGAATCATTAAACAAAGTGGAAGGCCACATTTTAAGAGATCTGTGTCCTCTTCTTCCGAATCGGGACTGATTTCAAGCACCATATAG
- the LOC144503453 gene encoding C-X-C chemokine receptor type 2-like isoform X1, which yields MFGQMSTQASINDEIDFDNLFENYTDEDYYLADSNVKPCITVILDNWINTAIAVVYCLVCFFATAGNMVVIIVMLYNRRTISSTDIYLLHLAVADLLFAVTLPFWAVDAISGWVFGDAMCKIISLLQEVNFYSGILLLACISVDRYLSIVHSTQTYMWKKLFLTKLACIAVWFMAILLSLPNMYKGIYTPPRSSITICMEIFSGESVETWKAITKFWWKLIGFLIPLAVMIFCYSMMIWKLCQTKGFRKQEAMKVIIAVVLAFLICWLPYNITVLIDMLMRSKLIDETCDRQNHIDRALSATQTLGFLHSCINPILYAFIGVNFRRNVINLLATKGIIKQSKESKLRRSVISSSDPGLT from the exons ATGTTTGGTC AAATGTCCACCCAAGCCAGCATCAACGATGAGATAGACTTTGACAATTTGTTTGAAAATTACACTGACGAAGACTACTATTTGGCTGATTCCAACGTAAAACCCTGTATCACTGTGATCCTTGACAATTGGATCAACACAGCAATTGCTGTTGTCTATTGCCTGGTTTGTTTCTTTGCTACAGCAGGGAACATGGTTGTAATCATTGTCATGCTTTACAATCGACGCACGATATCATCCACAGATATCTACCTGCTTCATCTGGCAGTGGCCGATCTGCTTTTTGCCGTGACTTTGCCTTTTTGGGCAGTGGATGCCATATCTGGCTGGGTGTTTGGTGATGCCATGTGTAAGATCATCAGCTTGTTACAGGAAGTTAACTTTTACAGTGGGATACTGCTACTGGCTTGCATCAGTGTCGATCGCTATCTGTCCATTGTCCACTCTACACAGACATACATGTGGAAGAAATTATTTTTAACTAAGCTGGCCTGTATTGCTGTCTGGTTCATGGCCATTCTTCTGTCTTTACCAAATATGTACAAAGGCATATATACTCCACCTAGGTCCAGCATAACAATCTGTATGGAAATATTCAGTGGTGAATCAGTTGAAACATGGAAAGCAATCACCAAGTTTTGGTGGAAGTTAATTGGATTCCTCATCCCACTGGCTGTCATGATCTTCTGCTACAGTATGATGATCTGGAAACTGTGTCAGACAAAGGGATTCCGGAAACAGGAAGCCATGAAAGTCATCATAGCAGTGGTGCTGGCTTTTCTCATCTGTTGGCTGCCATACAATATTACTGTGCTCATCGACATGCTAATGAGGAGCAAACTCATTGACGAAACTTGTGACAGGCAGAATCATATTGACAGAGCTCTGTCTGCAACTCAAACCTTGGGATTTTTGCACAGCTGCATTAACCCAATCCTATATGCATTCATCGGGGTAAATTTCAGGAGGAATGTGATTAATCTCTTGGCTACAAAAGGAATTATTAAACAAAGTAAAGAGTCCAAGTTGAGGAGGTCTGTTATATCCTCCTCTGACCCTGGACTCACTTAA
- the LOC144503453 gene encoding C-X-C chemokine receptor type 2-like isoform X2 has product MSTQASINDEIDFDNLFENYTDEDYYLADSNVKPCITVILDNWINTAIAVVYCLVCFFATAGNMVVIIVMLYNRRTISSTDIYLLHLAVADLLFAVTLPFWAVDAISGWVFGDAMCKIISLLQEVNFYSGILLLACISVDRYLSIVHSTQTYMWKKLFLTKLACIAVWFMAILLSLPNMYKGIYTPPRSSITICMEIFSGESVETWKAITKFWWKLIGFLIPLAVMIFCYSMMIWKLCQTKGFRKQEAMKVIIAVVLAFLICWLPYNITVLIDMLMRSKLIDETCDRQNHIDRALSATQTLGFLHSCINPILYAFIGVNFRRNVINLLATKGIIKQSKESKLRRSVISSSDPGLT; this is encoded by the coding sequence ATGTCCACCCAAGCCAGCATCAACGATGAGATAGACTTTGACAATTTGTTTGAAAATTACACTGACGAAGACTACTATTTGGCTGATTCCAACGTAAAACCCTGTATCACTGTGATCCTTGACAATTGGATCAACACAGCAATTGCTGTTGTCTATTGCCTGGTTTGTTTCTTTGCTACAGCAGGGAACATGGTTGTAATCATTGTCATGCTTTACAATCGACGCACGATATCATCCACAGATATCTACCTGCTTCATCTGGCAGTGGCCGATCTGCTTTTTGCCGTGACTTTGCCTTTTTGGGCAGTGGATGCCATATCTGGCTGGGTGTTTGGTGATGCCATGTGTAAGATCATCAGCTTGTTACAGGAAGTTAACTTTTACAGTGGGATACTGCTACTGGCTTGCATCAGTGTCGATCGCTATCTGTCCATTGTCCACTCTACACAGACATACATGTGGAAGAAATTATTTTTAACTAAGCTGGCCTGTATTGCTGTCTGGTTCATGGCCATTCTTCTGTCTTTACCAAATATGTACAAAGGCATATATACTCCACCTAGGTCCAGCATAACAATCTGTATGGAAATATTCAGTGGTGAATCAGTTGAAACATGGAAAGCAATCACCAAGTTTTGGTGGAAGTTAATTGGATTCCTCATCCCACTGGCTGTCATGATCTTCTGCTACAGTATGATGATCTGGAAACTGTGTCAGACAAAGGGATTCCGGAAACAGGAAGCCATGAAAGTCATCATAGCAGTGGTGCTGGCTTTTCTCATCTGTTGGCTGCCATACAATATTACTGTGCTCATCGACATGCTAATGAGGAGCAAACTCATTGACGAAACTTGTGACAGGCAGAATCATATTGACAGAGCTCTGTCTGCAACTCAAACCTTGGGATTTTTGCACAGCTGCATTAACCCAATCCTATATGCATTCATCGGGGTAAATTTCAGGAGGAATGTGATTAATCTCTTGGCTACAAAAGGAATTATTAAACAAAGTAAAGAGTCCAAGTTGAGGAGGTCTGTTATATCCTCCTCTGACCCTGGACTCACTTAA